In bacterium, the DNA window CAAGGGGCGCATTGATACCATCAAGCACTTTGTGCTGTTGAATGACAGCAGCACACCGCCGGATCACCCTTCCAACTTCACGGACGAGTATGAGCATTTCATCGCCGCAGCCGAACCGGTGGAAGAGTTCCCCGATTTTGATGAAAATACCCGGGCAACAACATTTTACACCACCGGTACGACCGGAATGCCCAAGGGGGTCTTCTTCTCACACCGCCAGCTCGTCCTGCACACCCTGAGTGGTCTGGTCTCACTCTCTTCCAATCCAGGCCAGGGCTCCTTCAACCGCGACGACGTCTACATGCCCCTCACTCCGATGTTCCATGTGCATGCCTGGGGCATCCCCTATATGGCCACGATGCTCGGGGTCAAGCAGGTCTATCCAGGCAAGTATGCTCCCGATACCCTTTTGAAACTGATCGATCAGGAAAAAGTGACCTATTCGCATTGTGTGCCGACCATCATGCACATGCTGCTCAAGCATCCCAGCAGCGAAGAGGTCGATCTCTCGCACTGGAAGGTGATCATCGGCGGCGCTGCGCTGCCCAAGGCCCTCTGTCTGGCGGCGATGCAACGCGGCATCGATATCTACTCGGGCTATGGCCTTTCAGAGACCTGCCCGATCCTGTCGATCTCGCAGCTGCGCCCGGAGGAAATGGCCCTGTCCGCGGAAGAGCAGGCGGCGCTGCGCTGCCGCACCGGCACTCCCTTTGCTTTGGTCTATATGCGCGTCGTCAACAGCCAATTCAGGGAGATCCCCGATGACGACCTCGCCTCCGGAGAAGTTGTTGTCCGCGCCCCCTGGCTCACGCCGAGTTACCTCAAGGATAAGGTCAATTCTGAAAAGCTCTGGGCGGGCGGCTGGCTGCATACCAGCGATGTTGCGGCACGCAACCACCGCGGCAGCATCCGCATCACCGACCGGCTCAAGGATGTCATCAAAGTGGGCGGCGAATGGCTCTCCTCCCTGGAGCTGGAAGATATCCTAATCAGCCATCCGGCGGTTTCTGAGGCAGCGGTGATCGGTCA includes these proteins:
- a CDS encoding long-chain fatty acid--CoA ligase; amino-acid sequence: MNRPDWSATEAYAYPLLIKNLLFAPACYNPDQEIVYKGEKRFTYAQFRERVRRLAGALIKMGIKPGDTVAVMDWDSHRYLECFYAVPMIGAVLHTINIRLSPEQMVFTISHAEDTALLINAEFLPLLDHIKGRIDTIKHFVLLNDSSTPPDHPSNFTDEYEHFIAAAEPVEEFPDFDENTRATTFYTTGTTGMPKGVFFSHRQLVLHTLSGLVSLSSNPGQGSFNRDDVYMPLTPMFHVHAWGIPYMATMLGVKQVYPGKYAPDTLLKLIDQEKVTYSHCVPTIMHMLLKHPSSEEVDLSHWKVIIGGAALPKALCLAAMQRGIDIYSGYGLSETCPILSISQLRPEEMALSAEEQAALRCRTGTPFALVYMRVVNSQFREIPDDDLASGEVVVRAPWLTPSYLKDKVNSEKLWAGGWLHTSDVAARNHRGSIRITDRLKDVIKVGGEWLSSLELEDILISHPAVSEAAVIGQPNDRWGEVPLAFVVRKEKEALTAKQLISHIREFIDKGLIPGEAILLKVQFIEALEKTSVGKVNKVAMRDKYLK